In Hypomesus transpacificus isolate Combined female chromosome 4, fHypTra1, whole genome shotgun sequence, the following are encoded in one genomic region:
- the flot1a gene encoding flotillin-1a has protein sequence MFYTCGPNEAMVVSGICRSPPLMIAGGRVFVIPCIQQIQRISLNTLTLNVKSDKVYTRHGVPISVTGIAQMKIQGQNKQMLAAACQMFMGKSEGEISHIALETLEGHQRAIIAHLTVEEIYKDRKKFSEQVFKVASSDLVNMGISVVSYTLKDVHDDQDYLHSLGKARTAQVQKDARIGEAQFKRDAVIREAHAMQEKISAQYVNEIQMAKAQRDYELKKAAYDIEVNTKKAESEMAYQLQVAKTKQRIEEETMQVKVVERSQQILLQEQEISRKEMELEAQVKKPAEAEKYRLERLAEATRLQLIMEAEAEAESIKIKGEAEAFAVEAKGRAEAEQMAKKAEAFQQYKEGAMVDMLLEKIPMMAEEISKPLLAAQKITMISSGEGEVGVAKLTGEVLEIMTRLPETVEKLTGVSISQVTTRMG, from the exons GCCCCAACGAAGCAATGGTGGTGTCAG GAATTTGCCGCTCACCCCCTCTGATGATCGCTGGAGGTCGAGTGTTTGTCATTCCTTGCATCCAACAGATCCAGAG GATCTCTCTGAACACCCTGACTCTAAACGTGAAGAGTGATAAAGTGTACACACGCCACGGAGTTCCCATCTCAGTCACTGGTATCGCTCAG ATGAAGATACAGGGGCAAAACAAGCAGATGCTGGCCGCTGCCTGTCAGATGTTCATGGGGAAGTCAGAAGGTGAGATCTCCCACATCGCCTTGGAAACACTGGAGGGACACCAGAGGGCTATCATAGCACACCTGACTGTGGAG GAGATCTACAAAGACCGCAAGAAGTTCTCTGAGCAGGTGTTTAAGGTGGCCTCCTCAGATCTGGTCAACATGGGCATCAGCGTGGTCAGCTATACGCTCAAAGATGTCCATGACGACCAG GACTACCTCCACTCCCTGGGTAAGGCTCGCACTGCTCAGGTCCAGAAGGACGCTCGGATCGGAGAGGCCCAGTTCAAACGAGACGCTGTCATCAGG GAGGCCCACGCCATGCAGGAGAAGATTTCTGCCCAGTATGTGAACGAGATCCAGATGGCCAAGGCCCAGCGAGACTACGAGCTGAAGAAGGCTGCCTACGACATCGAAGTCAACACCAAGAAGGCAGAGTCAGAGATGGCCTACCAGCTCCAG gtggCCAAGACCAAGCAGCGCATCGAGGAGGAGACGATGCAGGTGAAGGTGGTGGAGCGCAGCCAGCAGATCCTGCTGCAGGAGCAGGAGATCTCCCGCAAGGAGATGGAGCTGGAGGCCCAGGTCAAGAAGCCTGCAGAGGCTGAGAAATACCGCCTGGAGAGGCTGGCCGAGGCCACACG TCTGCAGCTCATCATGGAAGCGGAGGCAGAGGCTGAGTCCATCAAG aTAAAGGGTGAGGCCGAGGCGTTTGCAGTGGAGGCTAAGGGCCGTGCAGAGGCAGAGCAGATGGCAAAGAAGGCTGAGGCCTTCCAGCAGTACAAGGAGGGGGCCATGGTGGACATGCTGCTAGAGAAGATCCCTATG ATGGCCGAGGAGATCAGCAAGCCCCTGTTGGCTGCCCAGAAGATCACCATGATCTCAAGTGGGGAAGGGGAGGTGGGCGTGGCCAAGCTTACAGGGGAGGTGCTCGAAATCATGACCCGCCTCCCAGAGACGGTGGAGAAACTGACTGGTGTCAGCATATCCCAG GTGACCACTCGCATGGGCTAA
- the znf384a gene encoding zinc finger protein 384a isoform X1 codes for MTKKPAKYSEIMEDSHFNSSYFWSPVPTVQGQIENAMFLNKMKDQLGPEKGSPSFSHSSSSSHYPAAAHTGPQGSVTMDAGAGVRVPKQEGGGGPSMGGGGGHLHQPHTSQNITVVPVSSTGIMTAAGLVITTPQGTLVTPPASTQSFGSGPHATTMIVSALHPTNTESSQHSSLYYYSHNKKDDVVIPQVVMPTPGKRGRKKKSMMPRVGAALPPGSDALILAHLAAGGQHHSADPYDLSNDEDDHGNKDGTKSYRCRMCAVTFFSKSDMQIHAKSHTEAKPHKCPHCSKSFANSSYLAQHIRIHSGAKPYTCSYCQKTFRQLSHLQQHTRNHTEGKPHKCPHCSKSFANSSYLAQHIRIHSGAKPYTCSYCQKTFRQLSHLQQHHRIHTGDRPYKCVHPGCEKAFTQLSNLQSHRRQHNKDKPYKCHNCNRGYTDAASLEVHLSTHTVKHAKLYSCGLCNRSYTSETYLMKHMRKHNPDPLTVAAAVAAQQAQGQTPGGGRGRGRGRGGGRGGGGGHGGVSQVPNQANPNPPPVSYQQTEGVSCPFDLHQYKTVSAGEIQYKPVSVAELVAHKDLCLTVSTSAIQVEHMNS; via the exons ATGACAAAGAAGCCTGCCAAATACTCTG AAATAATGGAAGATTCCCATTTCAACTCATCATACTTTTGGTCCCCCGTCCCTACAGTACAAGGACAG ATAGAGAACGCCATGTTCCTGAACAAGATGAAGGATCAGTTGGGACCGGAGAAgggctctccctccttctcccactcctcctcgtcctcgcaCTACCCTGCCGCTGCACACACCGGCCCTCAGGGTTCCGTTACCATGGATGCGGGGGCGGGAGTCAGGGTGCCCAAAcaagaggggggaggtggaccCTCaatggggggtggcgggggacACCTGCATCAGCCACACACCTCCCAGAACATCACAGTGGTACCTGTCTCCTCCACTGGAATCATGACCGCAG cggGGCTAGTGATAACCACTCCCCAAGGCACACTGGTCAcccctcctgcctccacacAATCTTTCGGATCCGGACCCCACGCCACCACCATGATAGTGTCCGCACTGCACCCCACAAACACAG AGAGCAGCCAGCACTCTTCTCTCTACTACTACAGCCACA ACAAGAAGGATGACGTGGTTATCCCCCAGGTTGTCATGCCGACCCCAGGGAAGCGGGGCAGGAAGAAGAAGTCTATGATGCCCCGCGTGGGGGCTGCCCTGCCACCAGGGAGCGACGCCTTGATCCTGGCACACCTGGCAGCTGGCGGGCAG CACCACTCTGCCGACCCCTACGACCTGTCTAATGACGAGGATGACCACGGCAACAAAGATGGGACCAAATCTTACAG GTGTCGGATGTGCGCGGTGACCTTCTTCAGCAAGTCGGACATGCAGATCCACGCCAAGTCGCACACAGAGGCCAAGCCCCACAAGTGCCCGCACTGCTCCAAGTCCTTCGCCAACTCCAGCTACCTGGCCCAGCACATCCGCATCCACAGCGGAGCCAAGCCCTACACCTGCTCCTACTGCCAGAAGACCTTCAGGCAGCTCAGTCATCTACAGCAGCACACACG AAACCACACTGAAGGCAAGCCCCACAAGTGCCCCCACTGCTCCAAGTCCTTCGCCAACTCCAGCTACCTGGCCCAACACATCCGTATCCACAGCGGAGCCAAGCCCTACACCTGCTCCTACTGCCAGAAGACCTTCAGGCAGCTCAGTCATCTACAGCAGCACCACAG GATCCACACTGGTGACCGACCGTACAAGTGTGTCCACCCAGGCTGTGAGAAGGCTTTCACCCAGCTCTCCAACCTGCAG TCTCACCGCCGGCAGCACAACAAAGACAAGCCGTACAAGTGCCACAACTGTAACCGTGGTTACACAGACGCGGCCAGCCTTGAGGTGCACCTGTCCACTCACACGGTCAAACATGCCAAGCTGTACTCCTGTGGCCTCTGCAACCGCTCCTATACCTCG GAGACGTACCTGATGAAGCACATGAGGAAGCACAACCCAGACCCCCTGACAGTGGCGGCAGCCGTGGCGGCACAGCAGGCCCAGGGCCAAACCCCTGGAGGCGGGCGGGGCAGGGGCCGCGGCCGGGGTGGGGgcagaggcggaggaggaggccacggAGGGGTGAGTCAGGTGCCGAATCAAGCCAACCCCAACCCACCTCCAGTCAGCTACCAACAGACAGAAGGCGTGTCGTGTCCGTTTGATTTGCACCAGTACAAGACGGTGTCTGCGGGGGAGATCCAGTACAAACCAGTTAGCGTGGCTGAGCTGGTGGCACACAAGGacctctgtctcactgtctccacCTCGGCCATTCAGGTGGAGCACATGAACTCCTAG
- the znf384a gene encoding zinc finger protein 384a isoform X4 has product MFLNKMKDQLGPEKGSPSFSHSSSSSHYPAAAHTGPQGSVTMDAGAGVRVPKQEGGGGPSMGGGGGHLHQPHTSQNITVVPVSSTGIMTAAGLVITTPQGTLVTPPASTQSFGSGPHATTMIVSALHPTNTESSQHSSLYYYSHNKKDDVVIPQVVMPTPGKRGRKKKSMMPRVGAALPPGSDALILAHLAAGGQHHSADPYDLSNDEDDHGNKDGTKSYRCRMCAVTFFSKSDMQIHAKSHTEAKPHKCPHCSKSFANSSYLAQHIRIHSGAKPYTCSYCQKTFRQLSHLQQHTRNHTEGKPHKCPHCSKSFANSSYLAQHIRIHSGAKPYTCSYCQKTFRQLSHLQQHHRIHTGDRPYKCVHPGCEKAFTQLSNLQSHRRQHNKDKPYKCHNCNRGYTDAASLEVHLSTHTVKHAKLYSCGLCNRSYTSETYLMKHMRKHNPDPLTVAAAVAAQQAQGQTPGGGRGRGRGRGGGRGGGGGHGGVSQVPNQANPNPPPVSYQQTEGVSCPFDLHQYKTVSAGEIQYKPVSVAELVAHKDLCLTVSTSAIQVEHMNS; this is encoded by the exons ATGTTCCTGAACAAGATGAAGGATCAGTTGGGACCGGAGAAgggctctccctccttctcccactcctcctcgtcctcgcaCTACCCTGCCGCTGCACACACCGGCCCTCAGGGTTCCGTTACCATGGATGCGGGGGCGGGAGTCAGGGTGCCCAAAcaagaggggggaggtggaccCTCaatggggggtggcgggggacACCTGCATCAGCCACACACCTCCCAGAACATCACAGTGGTACCTGTCTCCTCCACTGGAATCATGACCGCAG cggGGCTAGTGATAACCACTCCCCAAGGCACACTGGTCAcccctcctgcctccacacAATCTTTCGGATCCGGACCCCACGCCACCACCATGATAGTGTCCGCACTGCACCCCACAAACACAG AGAGCAGCCAGCACTCTTCTCTCTACTACTACAGCCACA ACAAGAAGGATGACGTGGTTATCCCCCAGGTTGTCATGCCGACCCCAGGGAAGCGGGGCAGGAAGAAGAAGTCTATGATGCCCCGCGTGGGGGCTGCCCTGCCACCAGGGAGCGACGCCTTGATCCTGGCACACCTGGCAGCTGGCGGGCAG CACCACTCTGCCGACCCCTACGACCTGTCTAATGACGAGGATGACCACGGCAACAAAGATGGGACCAAATCTTACAG GTGTCGGATGTGCGCGGTGACCTTCTTCAGCAAGTCGGACATGCAGATCCACGCCAAGTCGCACACAGAGGCCAAGCCCCACAAGTGCCCGCACTGCTCCAAGTCCTTCGCCAACTCCAGCTACCTGGCCCAGCACATCCGCATCCACAGCGGAGCCAAGCCCTACACCTGCTCCTACTGCCAGAAGACCTTCAGGCAGCTCAGTCATCTACAGCAGCACACACG AAACCACACTGAAGGCAAGCCCCACAAGTGCCCCCACTGCTCCAAGTCCTTCGCCAACTCCAGCTACCTGGCCCAACACATCCGTATCCACAGCGGAGCCAAGCCCTACACCTGCTCCTACTGCCAGAAGACCTTCAGGCAGCTCAGTCATCTACAGCAGCACCACAG GATCCACACTGGTGACCGACCGTACAAGTGTGTCCACCCAGGCTGTGAGAAGGCTTTCACCCAGCTCTCCAACCTGCAG TCTCACCGCCGGCAGCACAACAAAGACAAGCCGTACAAGTGCCACAACTGTAACCGTGGTTACACAGACGCGGCCAGCCTTGAGGTGCACCTGTCCACTCACACGGTCAAACATGCCAAGCTGTACTCCTGTGGCCTCTGCAACCGCTCCTATACCTCG GAGACGTACCTGATGAAGCACATGAGGAAGCACAACCCAGACCCCCTGACAGTGGCGGCAGCCGTGGCGGCACAGCAGGCCCAGGGCCAAACCCCTGGAGGCGGGCGGGGCAGGGGCCGCGGCCGGGGTGGGGgcagaggcggaggaggaggccacggAGGGGTGAGTCAGGTGCCGAATCAAGCCAACCCCAACCCACCTCCAGTCAGCTACCAACAGACAGAAGGCGTGTCGTGTCCGTTTGATTTGCACCAGTACAAGACGGTGTCTGCGGGGGAGATCCAGTACAAACCAGTTAGCGTGGCTGAGCTGGTGGCACACAAGGacctctgtctcactgtctccacCTCGGCCATTCAGGTGGAGCACATGAACTCCTAG
- the znf384a gene encoding zinc finger protein 384a isoform X3, which yields MTKKPAKYSEIMEDSHFNSSYFWSPVPTVQGQIENAMFLNKMKDQLGPEKGSPSFSHSSSSSHYPAAAHTGPQGSVTMDAGAGVRVPKQEGGGGPSMGGGGGHLHQPHTSQNITVVPVSSTGIMTAAGLVITTPQGTLVTPPASTQSFGSGPHATTMIVSALHPTNTDKKDDVVIPQVVMPTPGKRGRKKKSMMPRVGAALPPGSDALILAHLAAGGQHHSADPYDLSNDEDDHGNKDGTKSYRCRMCAVTFFSKSDMQIHAKSHTEAKPHKCPHCSKSFANSSYLAQHIRIHSGAKPYTCSYCQKTFRQLSHLQQHTRNHTEGKPHKCPHCSKSFANSSYLAQHIRIHSGAKPYTCSYCQKTFRQLSHLQQHHRIHTGDRPYKCVHPGCEKAFTQLSNLQSHRRQHNKDKPYKCHNCNRGYTDAASLEVHLSTHTVKHAKLYSCGLCNRSYTSETYLMKHMRKHNPDPLTVAAAVAAQQAQGQTPGGGRGRGRGRGGGRGGGGGHGGVSQVPNQANPNPPPVSYQQTEGVSCPFDLHQYKTVSAGEIQYKPVSVAELVAHKDLCLTVSTSAIQVEHMNS from the exons ATGACAAAGAAGCCTGCCAAATACTCTG AAATAATGGAAGATTCCCATTTCAACTCATCATACTTTTGGTCCCCCGTCCCTACAGTACAAGGACAG ATAGAGAACGCCATGTTCCTGAACAAGATGAAGGATCAGTTGGGACCGGAGAAgggctctccctccttctcccactcctcctcgtcctcgcaCTACCCTGCCGCTGCACACACCGGCCCTCAGGGTTCCGTTACCATGGATGCGGGGGCGGGAGTCAGGGTGCCCAAAcaagaggggggaggtggaccCTCaatggggggtggcgggggacACCTGCATCAGCCACACACCTCCCAGAACATCACAGTGGTACCTGTCTCCTCCACTGGAATCATGACCGCAG cggGGCTAGTGATAACCACTCCCCAAGGCACACTGGTCAcccctcctgcctccacacAATCTTTCGGATCCGGACCCCACGCCACCACCATGATAGTGTCCGCACTGCACCCCACAAACACAG ACAAGAAGGATGACGTGGTTATCCCCCAGGTTGTCATGCCGACCCCAGGGAAGCGGGGCAGGAAGAAGAAGTCTATGATGCCCCGCGTGGGGGCTGCCCTGCCACCAGGGAGCGACGCCTTGATCCTGGCACACCTGGCAGCTGGCGGGCAG CACCACTCTGCCGACCCCTACGACCTGTCTAATGACGAGGATGACCACGGCAACAAAGATGGGACCAAATCTTACAG GTGTCGGATGTGCGCGGTGACCTTCTTCAGCAAGTCGGACATGCAGATCCACGCCAAGTCGCACACAGAGGCCAAGCCCCACAAGTGCCCGCACTGCTCCAAGTCCTTCGCCAACTCCAGCTACCTGGCCCAGCACATCCGCATCCACAGCGGAGCCAAGCCCTACACCTGCTCCTACTGCCAGAAGACCTTCAGGCAGCTCAGTCATCTACAGCAGCACACACG AAACCACACTGAAGGCAAGCCCCACAAGTGCCCCCACTGCTCCAAGTCCTTCGCCAACTCCAGCTACCTGGCCCAACACATCCGTATCCACAGCGGAGCCAAGCCCTACACCTGCTCCTACTGCCAGAAGACCTTCAGGCAGCTCAGTCATCTACAGCAGCACCACAG GATCCACACTGGTGACCGACCGTACAAGTGTGTCCACCCAGGCTGTGAGAAGGCTTTCACCCAGCTCTCCAACCTGCAG TCTCACCGCCGGCAGCACAACAAAGACAAGCCGTACAAGTGCCACAACTGTAACCGTGGTTACACAGACGCGGCCAGCCTTGAGGTGCACCTGTCCACTCACACGGTCAAACATGCCAAGCTGTACTCCTGTGGCCTCTGCAACCGCTCCTATACCTCG GAGACGTACCTGATGAAGCACATGAGGAAGCACAACCCAGACCCCCTGACAGTGGCGGCAGCCGTGGCGGCACAGCAGGCCCAGGGCCAAACCCCTGGAGGCGGGCGGGGCAGGGGCCGCGGCCGGGGTGGGGgcagaggcggaggaggaggccacggAGGGGTGAGTCAGGTGCCGAATCAAGCCAACCCCAACCCACCTCCAGTCAGCTACCAACAGACAGAAGGCGTGTCGTGTCCGTTTGATTTGCACCAGTACAAGACGGTGTCTGCGGGGGAGATCCAGTACAAACCAGTTAGCGTGGCTGAGCTGGTGGCACACAAGGacctctgtctcactgtctccacCTCGGCCATTCAGGTGGAGCACATGAACTCCTAG
- the znf384a gene encoding zinc finger protein 384a isoform X2: protein MEDSHFNSSYFWSPVPTVQGQIENAMFLNKMKDQLGPEKGSPSFSHSSSSSHYPAAAHTGPQGSVTMDAGAGVRVPKQEGGGGPSMGGGGGHLHQPHTSQNITVVPVSSTGIMTAAGLVITTPQGTLVTPPASTQSFGSGPHATTMIVSALHPTNTESSQHSSLYYYSHNKKDDVVIPQVVMPTPGKRGRKKKSMMPRVGAALPPGSDALILAHLAAGGQHHSADPYDLSNDEDDHGNKDGTKSYRCRMCAVTFFSKSDMQIHAKSHTEAKPHKCPHCSKSFANSSYLAQHIRIHSGAKPYTCSYCQKTFRQLSHLQQHTRNHTEGKPHKCPHCSKSFANSSYLAQHIRIHSGAKPYTCSYCQKTFRQLSHLQQHHRIHTGDRPYKCVHPGCEKAFTQLSNLQSHRRQHNKDKPYKCHNCNRGYTDAASLEVHLSTHTVKHAKLYSCGLCNRSYTSETYLMKHMRKHNPDPLTVAAAVAAQQAQGQTPGGGRGRGRGRGGGRGGGGGHGGVSQVPNQANPNPPPVSYQQTEGVSCPFDLHQYKTVSAGEIQYKPVSVAELVAHKDLCLTVSTSAIQVEHMNS from the exons ATGGAAGATTCCCATTTCAACTCATCATACTTTTGGTCCCCCGTCCCTACAGTACAAGGACAG ATAGAGAACGCCATGTTCCTGAACAAGATGAAGGATCAGTTGGGACCGGAGAAgggctctccctccttctcccactcctcctcgtcctcgcaCTACCCTGCCGCTGCACACACCGGCCCTCAGGGTTCCGTTACCATGGATGCGGGGGCGGGAGTCAGGGTGCCCAAAcaagaggggggaggtggaccCTCaatggggggtggcgggggacACCTGCATCAGCCACACACCTCCCAGAACATCACAGTGGTACCTGTCTCCTCCACTGGAATCATGACCGCAG cggGGCTAGTGATAACCACTCCCCAAGGCACACTGGTCAcccctcctgcctccacacAATCTTTCGGATCCGGACCCCACGCCACCACCATGATAGTGTCCGCACTGCACCCCACAAACACAG AGAGCAGCCAGCACTCTTCTCTCTACTACTACAGCCACA ACAAGAAGGATGACGTGGTTATCCCCCAGGTTGTCATGCCGACCCCAGGGAAGCGGGGCAGGAAGAAGAAGTCTATGATGCCCCGCGTGGGGGCTGCCCTGCCACCAGGGAGCGACGCCTTGATCCTGGCACACCTGGCAGCTGGCGGGCAG CACCACTCTGCCGACCCCTACGACCTGTCTAATGACGAGGATGACCACGGCAACAAAGATGGGACCAAATCTTACAG GTGTCGGATGTGCGCGGTGACCTTCTTCAGCAAGTCGGACATGCAGATCCACGCCAAGTCGCACACAGAGGCCAAGCCCCACAAGTGCCCGCACTGCTCCAAGTCCTTCGCCAACTCCAGCTACCTGGCCCAGCACATCCGCATCCACAGCGGAGCCAAGCCCTACACCTGCTCCTACTGCCAGAAGACCTTCAGGCAGCTCAGTCATCTACAGCAGCACACACG AAACCACACTGAAGGCAAGCCCCACAAGTGCCCCCACTGCTCCAAGTCCTTCGCCAACTCCAGCTACCTGGCCCAACACATCCGTATCCACAGCGGAGCCAAGCCCTACACCTGCTCCTACTGCCAGAAGACCTTCAGGCAGCTCAGTCATCTACAGCAGCACCACAG GATCCACACTGGTGACCGACCGTACAAGTGTGTCCACCCAGGCTGTGAGAAGGCTTTCACCCAGCTCTCCAACCTGCAG TCTCACCGCCGGCAGCACAACAAAGACAAGCCGTACAAGTGCCACAACTGTAACCGTGGTTACACAGACGCGGCCAGCCTTGAGGTGCACCTGTCCACTCACACGGTCAAACATGCCAAGCTGTACTCCTGTGGCCTCTGCAACCGCTCCTATACCTCG GAGACGTACCTGATGAAGCACATGAGGAAGCACAACCCAGACCCCCTGACAGTGGCGGCAGCCGTGGCGGCACAGCAGGCCCAGGGCCAAACCCCTGGAGGCGGGCGGGGCAGGGGCCGCGGCCGGGGTGGGGgcagaggcggaggaggaggccacggAGGGGTGAGTCAGGTGCCGAATCAAGCCAACCCCAACCCACCTCCAGTCAGCTACCAACAGACAGAAGGCGTGTCGTGTCCGTTTGATTTGCACCAGTACAAGACGGTGTCTGCGGGGGAGATCCAGTACAAACCAGTTAGCGTGGCTGAGCTGGTGGCACACAAGGacctctgtctcactgtctccacCTCGGCCATTCAGGTGGAGCACATGAACTCCTAG